In Lycium ferocissimum isolate CSIRO_LF1 chromosome 11, AGI_CSIRO_Lferr_CH_V1, whole genome shotgun sequence, a single genomic region encodes these proteins:
- the LOC132037394 gene encoding ribonuclease S-F11-like codes for MEYLVTMIMLLSFIIPQQLVVSQTDYHHMQMVLQWPPTFCGKNGNYCNDPSLMQFTLRGLWPANSTGHTLSCFPPTTNTYRWPSDKALVRDLHTYWYSLIRGRADFAVWKHEWEKHGYCASQTITDTEYFKGAVRFSKDPVIDNNAVVKNLRSKGITPSNSRVYKDTAIRNLFPNKNIYISCKKNATNHLFLHEIYFCLDPMLGNFIPCPTSPLKRSCGFRKGSFNIIFPIQAILS; via the exons ATGGAGTACTTGGTAACCATGATAATGCTTTTGAGTTTTATTATTCCCCAGCAGCTAGTTGTTTCTCAGACCGACTACCATCATATGCAGATGGTACTTCAATGGCCACCCACATTCTGTGGGAAGAATGGAAACTACTGCAATGATCCTTCTCTGATGCAGTTCACCCTGCGCGGCCTTTGGCCTGCAAATAGCACTGGACATACTCTGAGCTGTTTTCCACCAACAACTAATACTTACAGG TGGCCAAGTGACAAAGCGTTAGTGAGAGATCTCCACACATATTGGTATAGTTTGATCCGTGGCCGTGCGGACTTTGCGGTATGGAAGCATGAATGGGAAAAACATGGCTATTGTGCTAGTCAGACCATAACAGATACTGAATACTTCAAGGGGGCAGTGAGGTTTTCCAAAGACCCTGTAATTGACAATAATGCAGTTGTTAAAAATTTGCGCTCTAAAGGAATCACTCCTTCAAATAGTCGTGTTTACAAAGATACTGCCATAAGAAATCTTTTCCCCAACAAGAACATCTATATTTCTTGTAAGAAAAATGCTACCAATCATTTGTTCCTGCATGAAATATACTTTTGCCTGGATCCAATGTTGGGGAATTTCATTCCCTGCCCGACAAGTCCACTCAAGAGAAGCTGTGGATTTAGAAAAGGATCATTCAATATCATCTTTCCGATTCAGGCAATCCTTAGTtaa